The following DNA comes from Schistocerca gregaria isolate iqSchGreg1 unplaced genomic scaffold, iqSchGreg1.2 ptg000875l, whole genome shotgun sequence.
agatatattattttgaaTTATTGTGTGTACCAAGATATTAGATTTGTAATCTGCTCTGGACTAATTATATCCTTACCACCAGGACAGTTATAAGTGAAATCATAATTTTTGGATAGATGTCTGTAATCATGTTATAAATTATTAATTGATATTATAATATAATTcaaaatataaagttaaaaaatacatacaacaaatataaTGCTCGATTATTGATAAAACTTGGAAGATTACCCGATAGTTTATTGTATGAAATATttctatatataaaaataaatgattaattttttattaatttaatatatcATATAActgttgttttatatattttttgttctaTAACATACAATTTTGTCAGGGCATGATTTCTACTAAAGTCTGGAATATTACCTGATAGCTTATTATCTGAAAGATacctatgtatatatatatattaacgaaTTTATTTAGAATATTAGAATATtgtattatatattatatttatatgttaAACATACAAGTGTGttaaattaatattattactaAAATCTGGAATATTGCCAGTTAAATTATTAGATGAAAGATatctaaaaaatatatataaattagtaTATTTATCATTTACATTAATAttgtattatataatatatatatttaaaaataaataacatacaATCCCATTAGATTGTAATTTTTACTAAAATCTGGAATAGTGCCCGATAAATTGTTTTTTGAAAGATCCCTGTATAGGGATCAAATTTATTTATTAGTATATTGTATTATGTATTATATTATATTTACATATTAAACATACAAGTGTGttaaattaatattattactaAAACTTGGAATATTGCCAGTTAAATTATTGAATGAAAGAtatctaaaaaataaatataaattaataatataTCATATATTATATTTTTAAAGTAACATACATACAATTCTTTCAGATTATAATTATTACTAAAATCAGGAATAATGCCCGATAGTATATTGCTTGCAAGATCCCTATACATAGGttgataaatttatttatattaGAATATTATATCATATAGTTAATATGTTTTATATTAAACATACAAGTATGCTAAATTAATATTATTACTAAAATCAGGAATATTGCCAGTTAAATTATTGAATGAAAGAtatctaaaaaataaatataaattaataatataTCATATATTATATTTTTAAAGTAACATACATACAATTCTTTCAGATTATAATTATTACTAAAATCAGGAATAATGCCCGATAGTCTATTGATTGCAAGATCCCTATACATAGGttgataaatttatttatattaGAATATTATATCATATAGTTAATATGTTTTATATTAAACATACAAGTGTGTttaaattaatattattactaAAACTTGGAATATTACCAGTTAAATTATTGAGTGAGAGAtatctaaaaaataaatataaattaataatataTCATATATTATATTTTTAAAGTAACATACATACAATTCTTTCAGATTATAATTATTACTAAAATCAGGAATAATGCCCGATAGTATATTGCTTGCAAGATCCCTATACATAGGttgataaatttatttatattaGAATATTATATCATATAGTTAATATGTTTTATATTAAACATACAAGTATGCTAAATTAATATTATTACTAAAACTTGGAATATTGCCAGTTAAATTATTGAATGAAAGAcgtctaaaaaaaattaaattaatatatcTATATTATGATACTTATTATAgtatttaaattttacaaaaaatttgaaATAGCTTACGATATACACTATTAATTAGTCTCTGTATAATAtcatttttacacttttttatTTACAACGTACAATACTTCTAAATCAGGGATGTCATTAAATATCTTGATATCACCATGAAATTTATTGTCTGATAAATCACTATATAAATATTATTGATTTTTGTTATTGTAAAATTCAAATCATATATCTGCtatttaatttttgtcaaaaatttatatATCAATTACCAACTTATAAAATTTACATACATATGTGTTAAGGTTTTACTAAAAGAAATGTTATCCAGATTCTGTGATATATTATTGCAAGAAAGGTTCCTATAATAACAACATTAGAAaaacaatacattttatttttcgtttatatTAATATACATACAGATAGATCAAATTCAGACCGTCTAATCTTAAATTTGTTTCAAATTTAGTGTTTGTAATTTCTCTGTAATTTTTTGTTAGTATAAATATTTAATGTATCTGTCATCATCTTATTAACATACAATCTTTTTaaactgtttcttaatttatataaATCG
Coding sequences within:
- the LOC126323890 gene encoding uncharacterized protein LOC126323890, which gives rise to MITDIYPKIMISLITVLVHNKMKGNYTIAIFIISLALSGFAIADETLFVNDLKRVFREALSNTDFFPDDYCDSKFFTCNDEKKIITIKFKDINLDGIHIPHSISTLTDLVSLYISNSTIIIDEHFMGDLYKLRNSLKRLEITNTKFETNLRLDGLNLIYLNLSCNNISQNLDNISFSKTLTHIDLSDNKFHGDIKIFNDIPDLEVLYVVNKKVRLSFNNLTGNIPSFSNNINLAYLDLASNILSGIIPDFSNNYNLKELDLAINRLSGIIPDFSNNYNLKELYLSFNNLTGNIPDFSNNINLAYLDLASNILSGIIPDFSNNYNLKELYLSFNNLTGNIPSFSNNINLTHLDLSKNNLSGTIPDFSKNYNLMGLYLSSNNLTGNIPDFSNNINLTHLYLSDNKLSGNIPDFSRNHALTKLNISYNKLSGNLPSFINNRALYLLHLSKNYDFTYNCPGGKDIISPEQITNLISWYTQ